In the genome of Thermoplasmata archaeon, the window CGGCGAATGGTGTGATAGTATGAACACCATGCTTCAGTAACTGCAACACTCACTTGTGAGGCCGACTGCAAACCAGTCGGTGATTAAATGGAGATTTAAGAACCCCAGAGGGTATGCTCTGGCACTCTTAGATCTGACACAGGCATCTGGTACAGCAGGGACATGGGCTCTCTGTCGCCATTCCTTGTTATGTCCCCAGCAAATGCTCAATATTAACGTGCAGAACGCCGGTAACTCCGGTTGATCCTGCCGTCGGGCACCGCTATCGGAGTTGGACTAAGCCATGCGAGTCGAGGGCACCTCGCAAGAGGAGACCCGGCGCACGGCTCAGTAACACGCGGATAATCTACCCTGTGGTGGGGGATAACCTCGGGAAACTGAGGATAATACCCCATAGTGATTCTATGCTGGAATGCTTGAATCACGAAAGCTCCGGCGCCACAGGATGAGTCTGCGGCCTATCAGGTTGTAGTGGGTGTAACGGACCCACTAGCCTTCGACGGGTACGGGCTTTGAGAGAAGGAGCCCGGAGATGGATTCTGAGACACGAATCCAGGTCCTACGGGGTGCAGCAGGCGCGAAACTTTCACAATGCTGGCAACAGCGATGAGGCAACTCCGAGTGCCAACGCTTTGCGTTGGCTGTTCTCCTGCCTAAAAAGCAGGAGGAGTAAGGGCCGGGTAAGACGGGTGCCATCGAAAAGTTCGGTGAACTTTGAGAGTTGCCGAACTTGTTCGGCACAAGCCGCCGCGGTAATACCCGCGGCCCGAGTGGTGCTCGTTATTATTGAGCCTAAAGAGTCCGTAGCCGGTCTGGTAAATCCATGGGTAAATCGGGCAGCTTAACTGTCCGAAGTCCGTGGAGACTGCCAGGCTTGGGATCGGGAGAGGCGGAAGGAACTCCTGGGGTAGGGGTAAAATCCTGTAATCCTGGGGGGACCACCGGTGGCGAAGGCGTTCCGCTAGAACGAATCCGACGGTGAGGGACGAAGCCCTGGGGCGCAAACGGGATTAGATAGAACCCTTTCTTTGTGCTGGCAAAGAAAGCGTTCATGGAAAGAAACCAGCAAAAAGGCTGGGTTCCTAAAAACCCCGGTAGTCCAGGGTGTAAACGCTGCGGACTTGGTGTTGGGTGTCCCACGAGGATACCCAGTGCCGGAGAGAAGTTGTTAAGTCCGCCGCTTGGGGAGTACAGCCGCAAGGCCGAAACTTAAAGGAATTGGCGGGGGAGCACCGCAACGGGAGTAGCGTACGGTTTAATTGGATTCAACGCCGAAAAACTCACCAGGGGCGACGGACGTATGAAGGTCAGGCTGACGACCTTACCTGATTGTCCGAGAGGTGGTGCATGGCCGTCGTCAGTTCGTACCGTAGGGCGTTCTGTTAAGTCAGATAACGAACGAGACCCTCGCCCTTAATTGCCACCCCTTCTTCCGGGAAGGGAGCACATTAAGGGGACCGCTGGCGCTAAGCCAGAGGAAGGTGAGGTCTACGGTAGGTCAGTATGCCCCGAATCCCCTGGGCAACACGCGCGCTACAAAGGTCGGGACAATGGGATTCAAACCCGAGAGGGGGAGGCAATCCAGAAACCCGATCGTAGTTCGGATTGAGGGCTGTAATTCGCCCTCATGAAGATGGATTCCGTAGTAATCGCGGGTCAACATCCCGCGGTGAATATGCCCCTGCTCCTTGCACACACCGCCCGTCAAACCAATCGAGTTGGGTTCAAGTGAGGGTGTGTCATTTTGGTACGCTCGAACTTGAGCTCAGCGAGAGGGGTTAAGTCGTAACAAGGTATCTGTAGGGGAACCTGCAGATGGATCACCTCCTACGAAAACCAAGGAGGCATGACAAGGAGCAAGAGAGCTCGTGATGTAAATGTGCCAGGTGTCTGTAAAAAATTAAATACAGTTCTTTATCGTCTTTTCTGTAATCCTTTTAATTACAGTCGGCAAGCTCTCCACATCCTTCACATCCTTTGACACTATATCCTTGAATCTCTTCCAGTATGTCAGATTCACGCTTACATCATTGGCCACAAAAAGTTTTGATAGTTGAATCGTGAGGCTGAACCCTTTTCTGTCCCAATCCAGAAGAAGAATTACACTCTTATGCGTTTTTGCAGTAACTTCGACAAATGCAAGGAGTGGGATGCCCGCATTCAGTACAAGAATTTCACCAATGAGCCCGAGTTCTCTGAGAGCATTTTTATCGGTCTCGCCTTCTACAATTATGGGTTGGGTAAGATTTTCCTCAATTAATTCCTCAATGTATCTTGTCAGTAACTCAAGCTTTTTTGTTTCCAGCATTCTTGATACGCTCCTCTACAGATTTTTTGGTAATTCCCAATATACTTACAATCTTTTCCCTTGAATGATGCCCAGACACAAGCTCTATATTTCGTTCAGCCACATCAAAAAATTCTGCCAGAAACTCCACAAGACAAGAATTTGCACGATTTTCTGTAGCAGGTGCAGTCACATGGACTTTAAGTGCTTTTCTCCAATGGTCATAGCCGGCAATTCTGTTCGCATCTGAGTTGGGGACCACATGAACGCGAAGCAAAACCCCTTTTTCATTCTCTTCTATGAAGGTATGCATCTTTCACACCTTTTTAACAAACCTGTTTGCATCTGCATAGTATGTCCTGTAGCAATTCTCACACATCCCATGGAAGGTTTCAGTCGTCAATTTTCCACACTTATTGCACTCGTACTTTACTCCCGTTCTACTAAGATTGGGAAAGAAGAAATACAGAATGCTGATGAGGATGATTGCGACCGAGAGAAAAAGGAGAAGAATTGCGGTAAAGCCAGTGCTTTCAGCAAGGGCATATCTAAGGATAATTATGCCCACTAAAAGGGAGAGTACGAAGGAAAGAAAACTCCTTCTCTCTGAAGAGTTCCTACTCCATTTCATCAGGGCTGCACTCCTTTCGTTCTTCCTGCTTTCTAAATGCATCTTTTCTTGCCGCAATTGCGATTTTAGCTGCCAGTGTCCTGGCACATTTTCCACGTTCAGACCTCGCACATTGCTTTATAGAAGGATGCTGGTATATCAGCCCGTGCTTAGGCATCTTTCCCCGTTTTCTGAGGTATCTGAAGAAAGCTTTCTCAGCACCAAGAATTTGAATTGTGCTCGAGGGGAGCATCGCTAGTTTTTTCAAACTTCCAGTTTTCTCTATTAATTTAGCACCAACCATGTGTCCCGCAGTCTTTGATAGTTCAGGTGCATGTTCTTCCATTGCTTTTTCTAGGTTCTTTGAAAGTGTTTCCTTCGTTTTCTGGATTTCAACGACGAGTTCAGCTAGTTTCTGAATATCACGTAGGTCTCTCTCTTCTAATTCTCCACCTGCGGATTCAATCTCTAGTCCTATGCTTTCTACAATTTTGCGTCTATGTCCATGCTCAGCAACGAGTTGCGCCATCTTCTCTCTGTTCACAAGCCCCTCCAGTTCTGGAAAATGGTGGGCATACCAGTCACAGAACAGGTCAAAAACCATGTTTTCAACACGAATCAGCATTTCCAGCGTTCTAACCCTCTGAATAATCTGGACATCCTTTTCAGTATGTCTCATTTTTATTTTAGCCATTTCAATGGTGGCGATTCGGAGAAGTTCCTTTTCGTAACCGTATTTTTCAGGCGAGATTTCTATGGTGTCTGGCTGGTAGGAAATACCCAAACGGGCGATTCGCATGTCAGATGTTGTCAGGTTTTCAAATTCAGATGCGAAAATCCTCTCCTCGGGTAGTAATCTTCCGTTGCTAATTTCCAAAAGTTTTTGCGCAATCTTTTCAGGGTTTTTCGGAAACAGTTTGTATTTTACCACCTTTCCGTCAGCCAGCACAAAAATTCCAAACCAGGTTGTCTTGATATGCATCGCCCCTATATCTCTTCATTGTTATTATTGGTTTCGGAAAAGTTCTACAGAGGGTGTGAAGGTCTTGCCCAATTGAACCCAAACTGCCACAAGTTTTAACGCACTACTACATCAAACCTGTTGCAGATAACTACATTCTCTTTTACATCACTCACTTCAACTACACAGTACAGCTTTATCTTGTATTTATGTGCCAAATCTGTAATGTCTTTCACGAAACCAATGTATTTCTCAACGCTCACCTTTATCTTGACAACATCACAACCGTCAATCACGATGTACTTGGTACCGCCAGTGATGGCATTCTTGATTGTGAGAATGAAGTCAGTATCTATTGCGTCAGGGCGAATCGTTTTTACATCTGTGATATCAAGATCAGTAATCCAGTAATAATCGGCATTATCAAAAAATTTTTCAAGCTTTTTCGGATGTGTTCTAGTAATGACAAGTGTTTTTTCTCCTACAGGAATTGATTTTGCGATCTGCTCAAGTGTGTTATCTTTTCTATAATATAAGTGAGTGATCATCAACTCGTTTTTCCAATCCATTTTTGGAGGTTCTAGTACCTTATCAAACATGGAGGTGAGCATTTTTTGCTTTTCTTCGTCAAAAAAGGAGGGACGCATTTGCACCAAAAGCGTAGAGGAAGTTGTGGCAGCAACATCTGCAACATCTTTCAGAAAATGGGATACGGGCTCAAAGCCACATTTAACAGAGAGATATTCTATGTCATCTATGAACACTGTCGAGCCAGGATTTTCCCGCATGAAGTTGATTATACTTTGTGTTATCTCAAAATCCAATCGTGCGGGGTTCATTGCCTGTTCCTCTTTAGTTTCAACTTCTGTAACCCATATTACAGGTAGTTTTTCGATTCTAAAATTGGCACGGACAGATGCTGGCGCCTTACCAGTCACACACAATCCTGGTTTTTCTGTTGAAAGAAATCGTAAGACACTGTAACCGGAAAAATTATAGTCATCTACAATTATATAGTTGTACCCTCTCTCTATTTTTACAGGTAGTTCTTTAACACCATCTTTTGTTTCAAGTGTGGGTGTGAGTACCATTAACTTGTATTTTGTTATTGCATAACCAAACAGGATCGCGCTGATTCCCACAGAGAGAGAGGAGGGGCTGGGGAGCATACCTGTAAGAAGCACAACAATGTTACCAACGAATGGAATTATCACCGCCACGTGCAGAATCTTTGCTTGGTCCTTTTCTATCTTTGTCCTTGCCTGTTTTATCGAAACTAAAAGTGAAATAAATCCAATAATAAGGAATGAGTAGGCAATCGCACAGTAAAGCCAACCAAGAGGGGTCCAGTATGAATCATATTTACCAGGTAAGCCTTGTACTTCGAAATAATCAGAAAAATACCAGTGGGTTATCGGATTTGTTTGAGAAATGATCTGAAAAACGAGAACAAAACCAGCACAGAAATATATCACCCACTTTTTGTTTAATATATTTCGCCAGATTGGAACTGCATTCGCAAGCAAAAAGAAGGATGGGCCAGTAAGAATCATGCCGATGTACTTGAAGTGATAAAAGGCAAGCACCATCTCCATTTTTTCAGAATACCAGTATCCCGCCTCTCCCAAACACCAAATGAGTCCACCCATGCAGAGCAGCAGGAAATATTTGTTCTCTCGTCGCTTTGGATTTGCCAAGTATCCCCTATGAATTACAATTGCCAGAATCACAGAAATCGTTAGATAGATCGTACCATAAGCTATGTAAGTGAGAATCAAGTTCCCCATGTATTGGAAATCTCATAAGTGATATTAAAAAGATTTGGTGCTCCCGGCGGGATTTGAACCCGCGTCTCCGGCTTTCTATGGAACGATGGGGTTTCGCCCCCTTACGGACGGGGTTGCACCCTACGGTACCACGAGGGGCTGCGCCCCTTACGGTAACCCCCGAGGGTTGGCACCCTTACGCTAACCCGCGTCAAGGGGATGCTTTCAGCATCCCCGAACTTACCCTTTTGCCATTTTTTTCCGTGAACGCTTTTGCGAGCGTTAGCGAGCAAAAGGGTTCCCCGAACCCGCCCATTTTGGGTCTTACCATTTTTTGGATGAAACCTTTTCGGGCGAGTGGGTTTCACCCCCTTACGGTAACCCCCTTTTCCGTGAACGCTTTTCGGGCGGGGCTACGCCCTACGGTACCTGTGCCACGAGGTTGGCACCCTACGGTACCCGCATTAAGGGGATACCTTCGGTATCCCCGAACCTGCCCACTTTTTCCGTGAACGCTTTTCGGGGTGCGAAGCACCCTGAAAAGGGTTCCTCGAAAGGCCGAAATGATTGACCACTACACTACGGGAGCGGCATTACTGAAAGAAGAAAACTTTTATATTATAGTTTCGGTGGAGTTGCCAGAGATGCAGAACATCTGAGAATGATAGAAATAAATAACATAACCTCCTCCACCTTGCATGCGAAGATTGTTCCCATTTCTGTTCATCGGTTCCCTTTCAATGCTATTCGCTGAAATTTATTCGGGTGCATCTAGAGCTTGGTTTTTAGATCCGCTTGGCTGGCTGTTCACCTTTCCGCTTTACACAACCCACGTGTGCATCTTTCTTTATCTGGCATTAGTTTGGAAAAAATTCAAGGTCTGTCATCTTTACCTTTTTGGCGTTCTCTTTTCACTCTATGAATCCTGGGTAACGAAGGTGCTCTGGTGTGGATATTTTGATCAAACCGGGCCTGGGTTTGGAACCTTTGCAGGACTTGCAATGCCAGAAACCCTTATCCTGGTTTTTTTCTGGCACCCTGTAATGTCTTTCCTTGTCCCTGTGATTGTATTTGAGAGTTTGACTGGTTTGGTAATTTGGGAACATGAGATGGTCATGCAAAAAACACGAAGAAGGACTATTATTCTCACAGGATTTTCCGTGTTAATGGGTGCATTTGTGGCAAATGGCAATGGTCTGAACCCAAATTGGGTTGCACTTTCGTTTCTAGGTACCATTCTGGTTGTAGTGGTGTTTTATTTACTTGCAAGGGGGAAGGATGTGCGTGCGTTTCTGTTTCCTAGGAAATGGTTTTACCTGTTGTCCCTTTACATCATTTCCCTTTATGCTGTTTCTTTCTTATTCCTTTTGCCAGAGCGAATTCCAAACTCTCTCGTGCCTTACATTTCTGTTCTGGGGGTTTATGCCTTCGTTATACTATTGCTGGCTCTTACAATCAGTGAGAATGAGGTTAGATTTGTAAAATTAACTAGTGCCCATTTTTCCCATGCAGATTTTGTAATTTTCATATTTACCACATTCACCGCAGCCCTCCTATTCTGTTATCTTGGAAATATCACACAGATAATTCTTATTTTTTCTTATCTCTTTTTCTGTATCCTCGGCCCAGTGCTCTTTTGCTGTTGCGTGTTTCTGGTGTTCTATGAGAGAAAGAACGGGTTTAAGTGGTAATTTAAAACTTTTTTGCTTAACTTTCCAACATTTTTTTGAGTTTTACCAGAAGATTAAGAGCATCTAATGGAGTGATAGTGTTTGGGTCTGTTTTTTCCAGTTCCAGCATAACTGGATGCTTTGGAGCGGGTGTGTCTATGAGCAGCATTTGTGTATATCTTGGCTGTCGTTTCCTTGCCTTCTCAGGGTTCTGCACACTCAGTTCCACCTCCTCCATTTTCTTGAGAATCTCCCTTGCCTTGTTCACCACGCCTTCAGGCACACCAGCAATTTTAGCAACATAGATGCCATAACTTTTGTCCGTTGCACCAGGAATAACTTTTCGAAGGAATACCACATCACCATTTGCTTCCTTCACTGCAATATGAACATTCTGGATACCTTGATATAGGTCTGCAATTTCCGTTAACTGGTGATAATGCGTTGCAAACAAGGTTCTCGCCTTGATTTTTGTGTGAATGTATTCCAGCACAGCCCATGCCAAGCTCATTCCATCAAATGTGCTTGTGCCCCTTCCAATTTCATCAAGAATTATAAGTGAATCAGAGGTTGCATTTTTCAGAATGTTTGCAACTTCCAGCATCTCAACCATGAAGGTGCTCTGCCCCATTGCCAGGTCGTCATAGGCACCCACCCTGGTAAAAATTCTATCCACAATTGAGAGGTTTGCATAGCTTGCAGGCACAAATGAACCAATCTGGGCCATGAGCATTGCAATTGCAATCTGTCGCATGTATGTGGATTTACCAGCCATGTTTGGGCCTGTAATTATGATTGTTCTTGCCTTTTCATCAATGTTCACATCGTTGGGTATAAAATCTGGCAATGTGCGTTCCACCACAGCATGCCTCAAGTCCTTCATGTAAATTTCTTTGTTCGTATTCCATTTTGGGCGTGTGTAATTAGAGGAGACGGCAACTTCAGCAAGCCCTGAAAAGACATCCAGCATTGCAATGGAGCCTGCAATTTTAAGCAGGGTTTGCGTGTGTGTTGCAATTTTTGTCCGTATCTCTTCAAATAACTGATACTCTAATGCCTTCAGCTTCTCATCCGCATTCAGAATCAAACTCTCCTTTTCCTTCAATTCCTGGGTGATGTATCGCTCGGCATTTGCCAGGGTTTGCTTTCTTATGTAATCGGCTGGAACCTTTGAGAGATATGACTTTGTGACTTCAATATAGTAACCAAACACGGAGTTATACCCAATCCGAAGATTTTTTATCCCAGTGCGCTCCCTCTCTTTTGCCTCCAGTTCTGCAATCCAGTTTTTGCTGTGACTTAACGCATCCCGTAATTCATCAACATCTTTTGAGAACCCGTTTTTTATAATCCCACCGTCTTTAACAAGAACTGGTGGGTCCTCTACAATTCCTTTCTCAATCAGTTCCACAATCTCCCCCAGTGGTTGAAGGTCCTCCAGCAACTGTGCAACCAGTTCTGGCAGTTTTTCTTTTTCTATCAGTCCACGAATTTTTGGAATCACCTTTAGCGTGTTTTTGAGTCCTATTAGGTCTCTGGGGTTGCATCTATTGCAGGAAATCCTAGTTGTAATTCTCTCCAGGTCTTGAATCTCCTTCAGAAGTTCTCGCAACTCGTACCTCACAAAGGAATTTTTCACAAAGAATTCCACAGCATCCAGTCGTGCATTGATTTCATTCAGGTCTACCAACGGTGCAAGCAGGAATTTTTTAAGCAGACGAGAGCCAAGTGGAGTAACCGTTGCATCCAGAGTTTCAAACAGTGTTCCTTTTGGACTTCCGTCCCTTATGTTTCTCACTAACTCCAGATTTCTGAGGGTTGTGGAATCCAGAATCATTGTTTTCTGACGGTTTATCAGCCGTAATTCACTGAACGGTAATCTGGTGGTCTTCTGTGTTTCTGCAAGATACTCTAGCAATGCCCCTGCAGCACAAACACTTGCCTCGCCGAGATTCTTTTCTGGTATTGCATCACCAAATTGGTTTTTAACAAGGGTTATTGCTGTCTCTTTTTCTGGGAAATGTCTGCGTTTGCAAACTGCGTTTAATTTTAGCTCGCTGGCAAGTTTTTCCAGTTCAAGCATGAAATCTGGCAAAATGCATTCTGCAGGAAGGTAGCGCAAAAGTTCGTTTCGAGTGTTCTGATAATCTGTTTTTTCCTCAAACTGGAGAAGGAAGAATTCTGCAGTAGAGAGGTCAGCGAAAGCCATTGCTGCATGTTGTTCCTTCATGTAAATGCTGCAGATGTAGTTGTTTGCCCTCGCATCCAGAATTGTGTTTTCCATTGCAGTGCCCGGTGTGACTACACGAACAACCTCACGCTTAACAATCCCCTTTGCCAACTTCGGGTCTTCTACCTGTTCGCAGATGGCCACTGTGTAACCCTTCTTCACAAGTTTTGCCAGGTATTGCTCCACTGCATGGTAGGGCACACCTGCGAGCGGAATTCTGTTTCCATCCTCATCTTTCTGTCTGGAGGTAAGCACAATTTCCAGTTCTTTTGAAACAATCTTTGCGTCCTCATCAAATGTTTCATAGAAATCGCCAATGCGGTAAAAAAGAATAGCATCTTTATACTGGCTTTTTATTCGGAAATACTGCTCCATGATTGGCGTGAGTTTAGGCATCGGGAAGTGAATTGTGGGAGAAGATATAGGTTTTGTGGGGAAGTTGCAATAGACACAAACAGCGTGTGAAACACAATTATCTGAGGAAATCATAGAGATTGAAGGGCACTCTTTCGATAGTAGGGATTCTAAAAAGGGCTATTACGCCTTGCCAGTAAAATTTAGGTGCGTTGATCAATGTCTTCTTATTCTGGTGGACATAGAGGATTGCGCTTCCAGTTACAAGGATAAACTCACCGTCAAGTCCATCCCTGACTATTTCTATGGACTTCCTAAGACCATAACCTCTTTCTCCCTCCAGATGCTTTGAAGAGTAACCTTCTACTGCTTTTTCAATTGCTTCCTCATCAGAAAGCTCCCAACTCCTTTCCTCTTTGTAGCATCTCGCAAATCCTCTTCCAGTATCAAGAATGCAAATGTCCATGAAACCTTTCTTTTGGTATTCCTGTGCAAATAGATATTCTCTGCCGGAGTGGCTGTGTTCCAATACATTTGTAGTTAGTTCTGAAAATGAAAATCTTATTGCGTTTTTATAACGTTCAGGCACTTTTTTACAAATCAAATCCAGAAATAATTTTTGTTTATTCTCGAACTCCACCAACTCTATGTTAGTATCTATGGCAGTAAGTGGAAAATAGGATTTTCTCTCCTGAATACGCTGTGTGCCGTTTGGGAATCCAATAGAAGAAAGATAACCCCTAACTTTCTCGTCAAACGGCTCCGTCCATTCACTCCCCGTCTTAGAAATATGAGCAGCAAGTGGAACTAAAAGGAGTGGTTGTATCCAACTGCAATTCTGTAAATTGAATTTCACTTGAGAAGAGGAAGAAACACCCGAAAAAGCAGAGACGAAACTCCGCAGATGCTCCAGAAGGTCGTCTGAGAAGGAGCCATAAACAATAACTTCCTTCATTCAATCACGATTTTACCGATTTCAGTATCATATCATCTTTAATTATAGAAACGCTTTCTTTCTTCGGCGGATTTGCTATATGTTCTTCAGCTATTCTAATCATCTGTTCCACATCATTATTCATGTTGAGAAACTTAATAGTGAATTTTCTCATTTCTAGATTTTTTTTCATTTTCAGAAGGGCGCATGCGAATGACCTTGAAATAAAATCCACATTTTTGAAGTCAATGAGTATCTCTGAACTTCCACTCTCAATCGCTTTTTCCTCAACTATTTTGGCTGCCTGTCTGG includes:
- a CDS encoding DUF167 domain-containing protein — protein: MHTFIEENEKGVLLRVHVVPNSDANRIAGYDHWRKALKVHVTAPATENRANSCLVEFLAEFFDVAERNIELVSGHHSREKIVSILGITKKSVEERIKNAGNKKA
- a CDS encoding DUF2614 family zinc ribbon-containing protein, with translation MKWSRNSSERRSFLSFVLSLLVGIIILRYALAESTGFTAILLLFLSVAIILISILYFFFPNLSRTGVKYECNKCGKLTTETFHGMCENCYRTYYADANRFVKKV
- a CDS encoding DUF835 domain-containing protein, with the translated sequence MGNLILTYIAYGTIYLTISVILAIVIHRGYLANPKRRENKYFLLLCMGGLIWCLGEAGYWYSEKMEMVLAFYHFKYIGMILTGPSFFLLANAVPIWRNILNKKWVIYFCAGFVLVFQIISQTNPITHWYFSDYFEVQGLPGKYDSYWTPLGWLYCAIAYSFLIIGFISLLVSIKQARTKIEKDQAKILHVAVIIPFVGNIVVLLTGMLPSPSSLSVGISAILFGYAITKYKLMVLTPTLETKDGVKELPVKIERGYNYIIVDDYNFSGYSVLRFLSTEKPGLCVTGKAPASVRANFRIEKLPVIWVTEVETKEEQAMNPARLDFEITQSIINFMRENPGSTVFIDDIEYLSVKCGFEPVSHFLKDVADVAATTSSTLLVQMRPSFFDEEKQKMLTSMFDKVLEPPKMDWKNELMITHLYYRKDNTLEQIAKSIPVGEKTLVITRTHPKKLEKFFDNADYYWITDLDITDVKTIRPDAIDTDFILTIKNAITGGTKYIVIDGCDVVKIKVSVEKYIGFVKDITDLAHKYKIKLYCVVEVSDVKENVVICNRFDVVVR
- the mutS gene encoding DNA mismatch repair protein MutS, with amino-acid sequence MPKLTPIMEQYFRIKSQYKDAILFYRIGDFYETFDEDAKIVSKELEIVLTSRQKDEDGNRIPLAGVPYHAVEQYLAKLVKKGYTVAICEQVEDPKLAKGIVKREVVRVVTPGTAMENTILDARANNYICSIYMKEQHAAMAFADLSTAEFFLLQFEEKTDYQNTRNELLRYLPAECILPDFMLELEKLASELKLNAVCKRRHFPEKETAITLVKNQFGDAIPEKNLGEASVCAAGALLEYLAETQKTTRLPFSELRLINRQKTMILDSTTLRNLELVRNIRDGSPKGTLFETLDATVTPLGSRLLKKFLLAPLVDLNEINARLDAVEFFVKNSFVRYELRELLKEIQDLERITTRISCNRCNPRDLIGLKNTLKVIPKIRGLIEKEKLPELVAQLLEDLQPLGEIVELIEKGIVEDPPVLVKDGGIIKNGFSKDVDELRDALSHSKNWIAELEAKERERTGIKNLRIGYNSVFGYYIEVTKSYLSKVPADYIRKQTLANAERYITQELKEKESLILNADEKLKALEYQLFEEIRTKIATHTQTLLKIAGSIAMLDVFSGLAEVAVSSNYTRPKWNTNKEIYMKDLRHAVVERTLPDFIPNDVNIDEKARTIIITGPNMAGKSTYMRQIAIAMLMAQIGSFVPASYANLSIVDRIFTRVGAYDDLAMGQSTFMVEMLEVANILKNATSDSLIILDEIGRGTSTFDGMSLAWAVLEYIHTKIKARTLFATHYHQLTEIADLYQGIQNVHIAVKEANGDVVFLRKVIPGATDKSYGIYVAKIAGVPEGVVNKAREILKKMEEVELSVQNPEKARKRQPRYTQMLLIDTPAPKHPVMLELEKTDPNTITPLDALNLLVKLKKMLES